One window of the Nocardia huaxiensis genome contains the following:
- a CDS encoding molybdopterin-dependent oxidoreductase produces the protein MTLPPGQRAVQGFPRFGTHLHHPPPEVPAEPVLEVGGALSEGFTLTVAEVAKLPRRVVEADFHCVAGWTATGLRWEGTGFAEFYRTRVVPLVDSGVEISHVIFEGLDGFQAVAVLEDALGEDVLIADRLDGEPLNGDHGAPLRLVSPSQYGFMNTKHLCRIEFRTSAPPAPDRFSPISGHQRARVWHEERHRYLPGRVVRPVYHWLIEPIRKLSARGSVAN, from the coding sequence ATGACACTGCCTCCAGGCCAGCGGGCCGTCCAAGGATTTCCGCGCTTCGGCACCCATCTCCATCACCCGCCGCCGGAAGTGCCCGCCGAGCCGGTGCTCGAGGTCGGGGGTGCGCTGAGCGAAGGGTTCACGCTGACTGTTGCCGAGGTCGCGAAGTTGCCGCGGCGGGTGGTCGAGGCCGACTTCCACTGTGTGGCGGGGTGGACGGCCACCGGGTTGCGGTGGGAGGGGACCGGGTTCGCGGAGTTCTATCGGACGCGGGTTGTGCCGCTGGTCGATTCGGGGGTCGAGATCAGTCATGTCATCTTCGAGGGGCTGGACGGGTTTCAGGCGGTGGCGGTGCTCGAGGATGCGCTGGGCGAGGATGTGCTGATCGCGGATCGGCTCGACGGGGAGCCGCTCAATGGGGACCACGGGGCGCCGTTGCGGCTGGTCAGTCCCAGCCAGTACGGGTTCATGAATACCAAGCATCTGTGCCGCATCGAATTCCGGACCAGCGCGCCGCCGGCGCCGGATCGGTTCTCGCCGATCTCCGGACATCAGCGGGCGCGGGTGTGGCATGAGGAGCGGCATCGGTATCTGCCCGGGCGGGTCGTGCGGCCGGTGTATCACTGGCTGATCGAGCCGATTCGCAAGCTCAGTGCGCGCGGGAGTGTCGCGAACTGA
- a CDS encoding STAS domain-containing protein has protein sequence MHHYSYRAFTIVPSAEADPASRCVIDGEIDMTVVQAFRTALFDEVRAGATTTIDLSNVTFLGVGGLRALVEAREWAAQHDCRLHLVASPVVWRMLEIIGKAGDFNR, from the coding sequence GTGCACCACTATTCCTATCGCGCGTTCACGATCGTCCCGTCGGCCGAAGCCGACCCCGCATCCCGATGCGTCATCGACGGGGAGATCGACATGACTGTCGTGCAGGCCTTCCGCACCGCCCTGTTCGACGAGGTGCGAGCGGGCGCGACCACGACCATCGACCTCAGCAATGTCACCTTCCTCGGGGTGGGCGGCCTGCGCGCGCTGGTCGAAGCCCGCGAGTGGGCGGCCCAGCACGACTGCCGACTACATCTGGTGGCCTCGCCGGTGGTGTGGCGCATGCTCGAAATCATCGGCAAGGCGGGCGATTTCAACCGCTGA